The region CGCACACCTTCCACTAAATCTTCCGGCTTGCCTACTCCCATCAAATATCGGGGCTTATCTTGGGGAATCAAGGGGGTGGTGTGATCTAAAATGCGGATCATGTCTGCTTTTGGCTCACCCACTGACAACCCACCAATGGCATAACCGTCAAACTCGATTGCTTTTAAACCTTCAACCGACACTTCACGCAAGTCTTCATACATACCACCTTGGACAATGCCAAATAGGGCATTCGGGTTGCCTTGGTGTGCGTCTTTACTACGCTGCGCCCAACGAAGCGACATTTCCATCGAATCTTGCGCTTCTTGGTGCGTGGCAGGGTAAGGTGTACATTCATCAAAAATCATCACAATGTCTGAGCCTAACTTGCGCTGTACTTCCATTGAGCGCTCAGGTGTTAACATGATTTTTTCACCGTTGACCGGCGATGAAAACTTTACCCCTTCCTCGGTAATTTTGCGCATTTTACCTAAGCTAAATACTTGGAAGCCGCCTGAATCAGTCAAAATCGGCTTGTCCCAGTTGATAAAATCATGCAGGTCACCGTGCTGTTCAATAATGTCCGTGCCTGGACGCAACATTAAGTGAAAGGTGTTACCGAGAATAATTTCAGCGCCAATTTCTTTGACTTCTTCGGTTTTCATCCCCTTTACGGTGCCATAAGTGCCAACCGGCATAAAAGCTGGGGTTTCTACGGTGCCGCGTGCAAAGGTTAAACGGCCGCGACGGGCTTTGCCGTCTTTTTTGATAAGTTCGTATTTCATTGTGTTCTCCGCCCACCGGTAAAACAGACCAGCGGCTAAGTTTAAGATTAGCTTGCAAAACAAGCCTAAGAATTTAAAAAATGCTTAACGTGTTTGTCGCGTTAAAAACATGGCGTCGCCGTACGAAAAAAAGCGATATTTTTCTGCGACCGCGTGCTGATATGCCTGCATCATATGATCGTAGCCAGCAAACGCACTCACTAGCATCAACAAAGTTGACTCCGATAAATGGAAATTCGTCACCAAAGCATCAACCACTTTAAAGTTAAAGCCCGGGGTAATAAAAATATCGGTGTCTTGGTAAAACGGCGCGATTAATTTGCCCTGCTCGTCAGCGGCTTTGGCAGCGCTTTCAAGTGAGCGCATCGACGTTGTGCCAACTGCAACCACACGGCCCCCATTGGCTTTGGTTGCATCAATTTTAGCCACCACTTCTGGGGAGACTTCCACGTATTCAGCGTGCATCACGTGATCGGCAATTTCATCAACTTTAACGGGCTGAAACGTCCCCGCACCAACGTGTAACGTCACAAAGGCAAGCTCTACACCTTTGGCTTGCAGCTTCGCCAGTAGTTCATCGTCAAAATGCAAACCTGCGGTTGGCGCTGCCACTGCACCGGGTTTTTCGTTGTAAACCGTTTGGTAACGCTCGCGATCTGAGTCCTCGTCTGGGCGATCGATATAAGGGGGCAATGGCATATGGCCGATGCGCTCAAGAATATCTAACACCTTTTCTTCACCTTCGAACGCTAATTCAAATAGTGCATCGTGACGCGCCACCATAGTCGCAGATACGGTTTCTTCAAGGATGATTTCAGTGCCCGGTTTTGGCGACTTACTGCAACGAATATGGGCCAATACGCGATGCTCATCTAATACGCGCTCAACCAACACTTCTAACTTACCACCAGAGGCCTTCTTGCCGAACATACGGGCAGGAATAACACGCGTGTTGTTGAAGATCAGTAAATCACCCGCGTTAAGGTGATTTACTACGTCAACAAACGTGCCATCGGTGATCGCGCCATCGTTGCCATGAACCGTCATCAAACGGCTTGCAGTGCGATCTTCTTTTGGATAACGAGCAATTAACTCTTCAGGTAAATCAAAAGCAAAATCAGAAACACGCATATACACCGCCGGCTAGCATCAAAAAAACCGCGTAAGTCTAGTGCCGAGGCGGCGTAAATTCAAGCAATATTGATGATCTTAATAGTGGATATCGCGAAAAAATAACAAGCGCCAAGGATTGCCATCAGTTATGCTCAGCAGAGCAGTTTCCTCGGCTAAGCCGTTAAGTAAATTAGGATGTTTTTATGAGTAACTTAGCTATTGCCGTCGCAAAAACCATCATCAATGGTTTTGAGCGCCATATGTATTTGTTTGGTGAGATCACGCGCTCCGCTAAAGAGCGTTTCGAGCAGGCACAGTGGCACGAAGTGCAAGAGGCGTCGCGCCAGCGCACCGACTTTTATGACCTGCGTATTAAAGAAACCTTAGCCACCATTCGCCAAGACTTCGCCATCGATGAATTAGATGAAGGATTGTGGCAAAAGGTTAAGCAAGAGTATGTTGACCAACTGCTCTATCACGACAAGTCAGATTTAGCGGAAAGCTTTTATAATTCAGTTTTTTGCCATTTATTTGAGCGAAAATACTATCACAATGGCTTTATATTCGTTGAATCTTCACAAGAGTGTTTAAACAACCTGCGCCAAAAGCAAATTTACACCCGCTACGAGCCCAATGAGCAAGGCTTGGAAGAAACCATTGCCACCATTTTAAACAAGCCTAACTTCTGCTTGCCATATCGCGATTTGCAAGAGGATATTGCAACTGTCATTAAACGCTTTTTTGACCAAGCAGATAAAACCCGTTATCCGATTGAGCAAATGAAGTTCGATATTTTGGATCAGGTTTTCTATCGCAATAAAGGCGCCTACATCATTGGCCGCGTAGTATCACCCGGCGGCGAAACGCCCTTTATTGTCGCGCTCTTAAACGACGAGCAAGGTCATATTTTCATTGATACCCTACTCACCAACAACGAAGAGATGGCGGTTGTATTTGGCTTTGCGCGTGCCTATTTCTTTGTTGATTGCCCTTACTTACTGCCTATGGTCAATTTCTTGAAAGAGTTAATGCCAAGTAAAACCAAAGCGGAGCTTTATTCTGCTGTTGGCTATCACAAACAAGGAAAGACGCAGTTCTATCGAGATTTCTTGCATCATTTAGCACAAAGTGACGACAAGCTAGAGCTTGCCCCAGGTATTAAGGGTATGGTGATGTCGGTGTTTACCCTGCCCTCTTACCCTTATGTATTTAAAATTATTAAGGATAAGTTTGCACCCAGTAAGCAAATGACCAAGCAAGACGTTAAAGCTAAGTATCGATTGGTTAAACTGCACGATCGCGTTGGTCGAATGGCAGACACCATGGAGTACTCAGAAGTCGCCTTCCCGAAAGATCGTTTTTCAGCTGAGTTACTAGCAGAGCTGGAAAGCGTGGCTTCATCCATCATTCGCTATGAAGACAATTTAGTGGTTATTAAGCACATGTATATTGAGCGCCGTATGACGCCGCTTAATTTGTACCTTGCCAAAGCGAGCGACGAAGAAATC is a window of Thalassotalea euphylliae DNA encoding:
- the tgt gene encoding tRNA guanosine(34) transglycosylase Tgt, giving the protein MKYELIKKDGKARRGRLTFARGTVETPAFMPVGTYGTVKGMKTEEVKEIGAEIILGNTFHLMLRPGTDIIEQHGDLHDFINWDKPILTDSGGFQVFSLGKMRKITEEGVKFSSPVNGEKIMLTPERSMEVQRKLGSDIVMIFDECTPYPATHQEAQDSMEMSLRWAQRSKDAHQGNPNALFGIVQGGMYEDLREVSVEGLKAIEFDGYAIGGLSVGEPKADMIRILDHTTPLIPQDKPRYLMGVGKPEDLVEGVRRGIDMFDCVMPTRNARNGHLFVSDGIVKIRNAKNKTDTGPLDPECDCYTCKNYSKAYLHHLDKCNEILGSQLNTIHNLRFYQRVMKGLRDAIEAGTLDDFVADFYARRGLPVPPLAEGSEQV
- the queA gene encoding tRNA preQ1(34) S-adenosylmethionine ribosyltransferase-isomerase QueA: MRVSDFAFDLPEELIARYPKEDRTASRLMTVHGNDGAITDGTFVDVVNHLNAGDLLIFNNTRVIPARMFGKKASGGKLEVLVERVLDEHRVLAHIRCSKSPKPGTEIILEETVSATMVARHDALFELAFEGEEKVLDILERIGHMPLPPYIDRPDEDSDRERYQTVYNEKPGAVAAPTAGLHFDDELLAKLQAKGVELAFVTLHVGAGTFQPVKVDEIADHVMHAEYVEVSPEVVAKIDATKANGGRVVAVGTTSMRSLESAAKAADEQGKLIAPFYQDTDIFITPGFNFKVVDALVTNFHLSESTLLMLVSAFAGYDHMMQAYQHAVAEKYRFFSYGDAMFLTRQTR
- the aceK gene encoding bifunctional isocitrate dehydrogenase kinase/phosphatase; this encodes MSNLAIAVAKTIINGFERHMYLFGEITRSAKERFEQAQWHEVQEASRQRTDFYDLRIKETLATIRQDFAIDELDEGLWQKVKQEYVDQLLYHDKSDLAESFYNSVFCHLFERKYYHNGFIFVESSQECLNNLRQKQIYTRYEPNEQGLEETIATILNKPNFCLPYRDLQEDIATVIKRFFDQADKTRYPIEQMKFDILDQVFYRNKGAYIIGRVVSPGGETPFIVALLNDEQGHIFIDTLLTNNEEMAVVFGFARAYFFVDCPYLLPMVNFLKELMPSKTKAELYSAVGYHKQGKTQFYRDFLHHLAQSDDKLELAPGIKGMVMSVFTLPSYPYVFKIIKDKFAPSKQMTKQDVKAKYRLVKLHDRVGRMADTMEYSEVAFPKDRFSAELLAELESVASSIIRYEDNLVVIKHMYIERRMTPLNLYLAKASDEEISDAMLGYGTAIKQLIAADIFPGDMLLKNFGVTRHGRVIFYDYDEITYMDEVNFRVKPEPKTEEQIYASEPWYTVDPGDMFPEELATFALANPKYRKAFLQHHPELLEASYWQQAQQNVAAGIVEDVFPYPDDVRFYHTKPASNHS